In Rhodococcus rhodochrous, a single genomic region encodes these proteins:
- a CDS encoding PD-(D/E)XK nuclease family protein, whose amino-acid sequence MTPTSASALISCPAREPSWAPPTDAPTRPGTDIGSLAHQAIEQWLVSGDWQCRGAQDALTKRFIALARPDQANTARARLVVSRLRARADELGSFLETWENPRVRIEQVFMDRQRGLWGRADILITSQDRIGLIEVKTGEHESAGTTLNEHEIRQVLFYAHLMARDAGRVPDVARLFSLKRGLIEVPVTEEKVARVIEEAVRARDRWVAGNREERPAPEVCKFCPRRLHCSPSWDALPSWPNRDGVEGVVHRLDEAASGRVSLVVRGDSATVVISGLVRKQIGRAQVGDRVRVLGLQRSPGRRGYESFAARSDAQLLVVQRRLEVEKWA is encoded by the coding sequence ATGACGCCCACGAGTGCCTCGGCCCTTATTTCGTGTCCGGCACGAGAGCCCTCGTGGGCGCCACCGACCGACGCTCCGACTCGCCCGGGTACGGACATAGGCTCGTTGGCGCACCAGGCCATCGAGCAGTGGCTTGTGTCGGGCGACTGGCAATGCAGGGGAGCACAAGATGCGTTGACGAAGCGATTTATCGCCCTCGCAAGGCCTGATCAAGCAAACACCGCACGAGCACGTCTCGTGGTAAGTCGGTTGCGGGCACGAGCTGACGAGCTCGGTTCGTTCCTGGAAACATGGGAGAACCCTCGAGTCCGTATCGAGCAAGTATTCATGGATCGTCAGCGTGGATTGTGGGGTCGGGCAGATATCCTCATCACTTCTCAGGACCGAATCGGCCTGATCGAGGTCAAGACGGGTGAGCACGAATCAGCTGGTACAACGCTCAATGAGCACGAAATCAGACAGGTCCTGTTCTATGCACACCTGATGGCCCGCGACGCAGGACGGGTTCCCGACGTAGCCAGGTTGTTCAGTCTCAAGCGAGGTTTGATCGAGGTGCCTGTTACCGAAGAAAAGGTAGCTCGTGTAATAGAGGAGGCGGTGCGAGCCAGGGACAGGTGGGTGGCCGGGAACCGGGAGGAACGTCCTGCGCCGGAGGTGTGCAAGTTCTGTCCTCGACGGCTGCACTGCTCCCCGAGTTGGGATGCTCTGCCTTCGTGGCCGAATCGCGACGGGGTCGAGGGCGTTGTTCATCGTCTCGATGAGGCAGCGAGTGGCCGCGTATCACTTGTCGTCCGGGGGGACTCCGCAACGGTGGTCATCTCCGGACTCGTCCGAAAGCAGATAGGCAGGGCACAAGTTGGAGACCGGGTACGTGTACTCGGTCTCCAACGGTCACCCGGTCGGCGGGGGTACGAGTCCTTTGCGGCTCGTAGTGACGCTCAACTACTTGTCGTTCAACGTCGCCTAGAAGTCGAAAAGTGGGCGTGA
- a CDS encoding DEAD/DEAH box helicase, whose translation MSSEVHSLDAIGSFEALREAFFRYYDSPFGLAEGQLENERRALLDKPGGIYQRPLIEARPQYRSTGRSLEESVSVAGLKAEAAAFLRAGGMPEQLYMHQEQALRAGTTPGRNVVITAGTGSGKTESFLLPVIAGLIDESRTWEGSGADAIRRWWTHPEQGFQAQRNGEQGRRAAVRAMIMYPMNALVDDQLVRLRRALDSADARDWLDRNRNGHRFYFGRYTGATPVSGSSENGLARSELAKFFSETEKVSAAAAKLPDPDHRYFVPRIGGAEMLSRWDMAEFPPDIMITNYSMLNVMLLRPSDAGFFEATRKWLFEDESNRFTLVVDELHSYRGTAGTEVALLLRNLKHRLGISDRPDKIRVLAASASLDPERDKAYLGEFFGLDADSFEFLPGELVVPESDSLDVWRDPKVALANAFRVRSGGKMADAPEAKSEDELGELLYRDQSIGERRRSVRELLNKASSEDGWPRLRSHYFFRNVPGMWACTDPNCSKLYGESLFPDRTVGCLYAEPRSRCDCGARVLELLYCQNCGDVLLGGFTAEGAPQRAQVKALLLADVPDLGRIPDQVNNDRLATNYMVYWPRKDKPEAGDGDPQWEVEGVTFGYFPARLDPANGLLAAGKPSTGWGFRVKAGGGKKSGRKKPVELSRLAGLPTQCPNCGDDWEVKQTRKGVVPLSDPTRLRSPIRTMRTGFEKINQILVTELAQQLRDAERKLIVFTDSRQDAAKLSSGIALRHYQDLVRILLLESLGGNEEVGDDLVSLARAWVQDGVRTDEAKAARKTLRDRDRDTFDRLVDIWSGDEEPQEGELEVLEGRFSRPPTLISLRTKVRDELLKIGVNPGGPAPSLNVVSKGRNSSVRWSELYSWPKSGVPKPRALSDDAERELVARIDDEFRKQFLEGIYSGAGRDFESLGLGWIALELDNALDDVEPDSDAALARSSLRVLGDMRRFFGLRNPNDRAPKKLREHWEALAKHFGLPVEDVEDRVRRYWGPAVVEFLIDDSKVAVRKPRGVWWVCQMCRRPHLHRGTTLCTRCGRRLPENPEAITLTDDYYAWKASEAIGRFRMNAAELTGQTDRIDAQSRQARFQGVFLDESQNDRPDGVDLLSVTTTMEAGVDIGSLEAVVLGNMPPSRFNYQQRVGRAGRRSSRVAIAMTVCRGRSHDEYYFDRPTRITNDPTPPPYLALDQESIFKRVLASETLRMAFAACGDALTSEIGDYSGTGTNTHGQFGRADEWRLAKPAINAWLERNGDEIDRTAKALAVNTGLEAKVDEIVDELEKRLIGRVDKAVERTSGAEDLSQRLAENGILPMFGFPTKVRNLYLKKPTSTYPWPPKNLIDRDAAMAVSQFAPGAELVRDGTVFPAAGVAAYKRVGKTVVPEAEPFGVERMIDICRRCSYLHENESKASDPTASCPRCGAEPGTFESIMMAEPIGYLTGKTRDFDGMFAWSSRSSSAKAHADLEDLKKTTCEGVLAYSGPGERYVINDRGGELFRFQPVKPGQYWQGGYVSLEAVSAGLVRDDISAGSVKELALGSVQPTDLLFIGSSAPVRKDEGLRLNLDGSKLQPSGVPDRSEGRRAAWYSLAFLLRTAAATFLDVQPPELTAGLYSGEVEGEAALFAFVADTLENGAGFSTRLGQPDVFPDFLAAVRAYLKELGQDWHAGECSSSCYRCLRDYGNMAFHAFLDWRLARDLLAVLENRTLVPDVEHERQMVAKWCDAYNATPLTDLRANIAAAIWEGSHVGKIGLIARHPLEAAESGDDGVVATRLSDGIAELESRLGDGAPVIVVDSFVLDRDPAAVVALSDMLAAE comes from the coding sequence ATGAGCTCTGAAGTGCATTCACTCGACGCTATCGGGTCCTTCGAGGCCCTGCGCGAAGCGTTTTTTCGCTATTACGACTCGCCGTTCGGCCTTGCAGAGGGACAGCTCGAAAATGAACGCCGGGCTCTCCTCGACAAGCCCGGTGGCATCTATCAGAGGCCGTTGATCGAAGCTCGTCCCCAGTATCGGTCGACAGGGCGTTCGCTTGAAGAATCGGTGAGTGTTGCGGGGCTGAAAGCCGAGGCAGCAGCGTTTCTTCGTGCCGGCGGCATGCCAGAACAGCTTTACATGCACCAGGAGCAAGCGCTGCGTGCTGGTACGACTCCGGGCCGGAATGTCGTAATTACCGCAGGAACCGGATCGGGTAAGACTGAGTCGTTCTTGCTGCCCGTGATTGCGGGACTGATCGACGAATCTCGTACCTGGGAGGGATCGGGAGCCGACGCTATCCGGCGGTGGTGGACCCATCCGGAGCAAGGGTTCCAAGCGCAACGGAACGGCGAGCAAGGTCGCCGCGCTGCGGTTCGCGCGATGATCATGTACCCCATGAATGCGCTGGTCGACGATCAGCTCGTTCGGTTACGCCGTGCGCTGGATAGTGCTGACGCTCGGGACTGGCTCGACCGGAATCGGAATGGTCACCGCTTCTACTTCGGCCGGTACACCGGTGCGACACCCGTCAGTGGCAGCTCTGAGAACGGCTTGGCCAGGAGTGAACTGGCGAAGTTCTTCTCGGAGACAGAGAAAGTGTCCGCTGCTGCAGCGAAGCTGCCAGACCCGGATCACCGGTACTTCGTTCCACGGATCGGCGGTGCCGAGATGCTGTCGCGGTGGGATATGGCAGAGTTCCCGCCCGACATCATGATCACCAACTACTCGATGTTGAACGTGATGCTGCTGCGTCCGTCGGACGCGGGGTTCTTCGAAGCGACCAGGAAGTGGCTGTTCGAGGACGAGTCGAATCGCTTCACCCTCGTAGTGGACGAGCTGCACTCCTATCGTGGTACGGCAGGAACCGAGGTGGCGCTCCTGCTTCGGAATCTGAAGCACCGACTCGGAATCTCCGATCGTCCCGACAAGATCCGAGTCCTCGCAGCGTCCGCATCACTCGACCCGGAACGAGACAAGGCATATCTGGGCGAGTTCTTCGGCCTCGATGCAGATTCCTTCGAGTTCCTCCCGGGTGAGTTGGTTGTACCCGAAAGCGATTCGCTCGACGTCTGGCGTGACCCCAAGGTTGCACTGGCCAATGCCTTCCGCGTGCGCTCCGGCGGAAAAATGGCCGATGCACCGGAGGCCAAGTCCGAAGACGAACTCGGTGAGCTTCTGTATCGGGATCAGTCGATCGGAGAGCGTCGTCGATCCGTGCGAGAACTCCTGAACAAGGCATCTTCGGAAGACGGTTGGCCTCGTTTGCGCAGCCACTACTTCTTCCGGAATGTCCCCGGTATGTGGGCGTGCACGGATCCCAACTGCAGCAAGCTTTACGGGGAGAGCCTCTTCCCTGACCGGACGGTGGGGTGCCTCTATGCGGAGCCCCGCTCGCGGTGCGATTGCGGCGCGCGTGTCCTCGAACTCCTCTACTGCCAGAACTGCGGCGATGTTCTCTTGGGAGGCTTCACGGCCGAAGGTGCCCCTCAGAGAGCTCAAGTCAAAGCACTGCTGCTTGCCGACGTCCCCGATCTGGGACGAATTCCGGATCAGGTCAACAACGATCGGCTCGCGACGAACTACATGGTGTACTGGCCGCGCAAGGACAAGCCCGAGGCTGGGGACGGGGATCCTCAATGGGAAGTCGAGGGGGTCACATTCGGGTACTTCCCGGCACGACTTGACCCCGCCAATGGATTGCTTGCCGCTGGTAAACCCAGCACTGGCTGGGGGTTCCGGGTCAAGGCCGGCGGAGGGAAGAAATCCGGCCGGAAGAAGCCTGTAGAACTATCGCGATTGGCTGGACTTCCTACCCAATGTCCGAACTGCGGCGACGACTGGGAGGTGAAGCAAACCAGGAAGGGGGTTGTTCCTCTCTCCGATCCGACACGGTTGCGGTCGCCGATCCGCACCATGCGCACCGGTTTCGAGAAGATCAACCAGATTCTGGTGACGGAATTAGCTCAGCAGCTTCGAGATGCCGAGCGAAAGTTGATCGTGTTCACCGACAGCCGTCAGGACGCGGCGAAATTGTCCTCCGGTATTGCTCTGAGGCACTACCAGGACCTCGTGCGAATTCTCCTGTTGGAGTCGTTGGGCGGGAACGAAGAGGTCGGCGACGATCTTGTCTCGCTTGCAAGAGCATGGGTACAGGACGGAGTGAGAACCGACGAGGCCAAGGCAGCGCGGAAGACGCTACGAGACAGAGATCGTGACACGTTCGACAGACTGGTCGACATCTGGTCAGGTGATGAAGAGCCCCAGGAAGGGGAGTTGGAAGTCCTCGAGGGGCGTTTCAGCCGCCCTCCGACCCTTATTTCTCTCAGGACCAAGGTCCGGGATGAGCTCCTGAAAATCGGAGTCAATCCAGGTGGACCCGCCCCTTCGCTGAATGTCGTGTCCAAGGGGCGAAACAGTTCGGTTCGCTGGTCAGAGCTGTACTCCTGGCCGAAGTCTGGGGTACCTAAGCCGCGGGCTCTTTCGGACGACGCCGAACGTGAACTCGTGGCACGCATCGACGACGAGTTCCGCAAGCAGTTCCTCGAGGGAATCTATTCCGGGGCGGGCCGAGATTTCGAGTCGCTCGGGCTCGGGTGGATAGCGCTCGAGCTCGATAATGCGCTCGATGACGTGGAACCGGACAGCGACGCGGCGCTGGCACGATCGAGTCTGCGGGTGCTGGGAGATATGAGGAGGTTCTTCGGACTGCGGAACCCGAACGATCGCGCGCCCAAGAAGCTCCGGGAGCACTGGGAAGCGCTGGCCAAACATTTCGGGCTACCGGTCGAAGATGTCGAGGACCGTGTGCGTCGCTACTGGGGTCCTGCGGTCGTCGAATTCCTTATCGACGACAGCAAGGTGGCTGTGCGAAAGCCTAGAGGGGTGTGGTGGGTCTGCCAGATGTGCCGACGCCCGCACCTTCACAGGGGCACCACGCTATGCACGCGATGCGGACGCCGTCTGCCGGAGAACCCGGAAGCCATTACGCTGACCGACGACTACTACGCGTGGAAGGCATCCGAGGCGATCGGGCGATTCCGGATGAATGCGGCCGAACTGACCGGTCAGACCGACCGGATCGATGCACAGTCCAGGCAGGCGCGATTCCAGGGGGTCTTCCTGGACGAGTCGCAGAACGACCGTCCTGACGGAGTGGACCTGCTGTCCGTTACGACCACGATGGAAGCTGGTGTCGACATCGGCTCGCTCGAGGCGGTGGTCCTCGGCAACATGCCTCCCAGCCGCTTCAACTATCAGCAGCGAGTCGGTCGTGCTGGGCGCCGCAGCTCGAGGGTCGCGATTGCGATGACCGTTTGCCGGGGCCGTAGTCATGACGAGTACTATTTCGATCGGCCGACGCGGATTACCAACGATCCGACACCTCCGCCCTATCTCGCGCTCGACCAAGAGTCGATCTTCAAACGCGTGCTTGCGTCGGAAACGCTTCGGATGGCGTTCGCTGCATGCGGCGACGCCCTCACTTCGGAAATCGGCGACTACAGTGGCACAGGCACGAATACTCACGGTCAGTTCGGTCGGGCTGACGAATGGCGTCTTGCAAAGCCTGCAATCAACGCATGGTTAGAGCGCAATGGCGATGAAATCGATAGGACGGCAAAAGCGCTGGCCGTAAACACTGGACTCGAGGCGAAGGTCGATGAAATCGTCGACGAGCTCGAGAAGCGTCTGATCGGCCGAGTCGACAAAGCTGTAGAGCGAACCAGTGGAGCTGAAGATCTCAGCCAGCGGCTGGCTGAGAATGGGATTCTACCGATGTTCGGCTTCCCCACTAAAGTCCGGAATCTGTACCTGAAGAAGCCGACGAGCACCTATCCGTGGCCACCTAAGAATCTGATCGACCGTGACGCTGCGATGGCTGTTTCGCAGTTCGCGCCAGGAGCTGAGCTGGTTCGAGACGGTACCGTTTTCCCAGCCGCCGGAGTAGCCGCCTACAAGCGAGTAGGCAAGACGGTGGTTCCCGAGGCAGAGCCCTTTGGTGTAGAGCGGATGATCGATATCTGCCGCCGGTGCTCTTACTTGCATGAGAACGAGTCGAAAGCGTCTGACCCCACAGCTTCATGCCCGCGTTGTGGGGCGGAGCCGGGGACATTCGAGAGCATCATGATGGCTGAGCCGATTGGCTATCTGACCGGTAAGACACGCGATTTCGACGGAATGTTCGCGTGGAGTTCAAGGTCGTCTTCCGCCAAGGCACATGCCGATTTGGAGGATCTTAAGAAGACGACGTGTGAAGGTGTCCTTGCTTACTCGGGGCCTGGCGAACGGTACGTCATCAACGATCGTGGAGGTGAGCTTTTCAGATTCCAGCCTGTGAAACCCGGGCAGTACTGGCAGGGCGGATACGTCAGCCTCGAGGCAGTGTCAGCGGGCCTTGTACGTGACGATATTTCGGCGGGCTCAGTGAAGGAACTTGCGCTGGGCTCGGTGCAGCCTACGGACTTGCTGTTTATCGGCAGCTCAGCGCCGGTCCGCAAGGACGAAGGACTGCGTCTCAACCTCGACGGAAGCAAGCTTCAGCCGTCGGGAGTCCCGGACCGATCCGAGGGACGTCGAGCTGCATGGTATTCGCTGGCGTTCCTGCTGCGCACAGCAGCAGCGACATTTCTTGACGTTCAACCTCCCGAGCTGACGGCCGGCTTGTACTCGGGGGAAGTCGAAGGGGAGGCAGCTCTCTTCGCGTTCGTGGCCGACACGCTCGAGAACGGTGCGGGGTTCAGTACGCGACTCGGGCAGCCTGACGTCTTCCCGGATTTCCTGGCTGCTGTGCGGGCGTATCTCAAGGAATTGGGGCAGGACTGGCATGCGGGCGAGTGTTCGTCGTCGTGTTACCGCTGCCTCAGGGACTACGGGAATATGGCGTTCCATGCGTTCCTCGACTGGAGGCTTGCGCGTGACCTCCTCGCGGTACTGGAGAACCGCACGCTCGTACCCGATGTCGAGCACGAACGGCAGATGGTTGCTAAGTGGTGTGATGCTTACAACGCGACACCCCTCACCGACCTCCGCGCGAACATCGCCGCCGCGATCTGGGAGGGAAGTCATGTCGGGAAGATCGGATTGATCGCTCGTCATCCCCTGGAAGCAGCGGAGAGTGGGGACGATGGTGTAGTAGCCACTCGCCTGTCGGACGGAATTGCAGAGCTGGAGTCTCGTTTGGGCGACGGAGCTCCGGTCATCGTTGTCGACAGCTTCGTCCTGGACAGAGACCCCGCAGCCGTAGTTGCGCTCTCTGACATGCTCGCTGCGGAGTAG
- a CDS encoding very short patch repair endonuclease, with the protein MRANRRVDSKPEIRLRKALHSQGLRFRKDYRMDINGLRVRPDIVFTRRKVAVFVDGCFWHVCPIHGRQPTRNEWYWTPKLRRNMERDRAADEALTDAGWTVVRIWEHEDQGAAVDAVIRALGAG; encoded by the coding sequence ATGCGCGCGAACCGGCGAGTGGACTCCAAACCGGAGATCCGGCTGCGTAAAGCGCTCCACAGCCAGGGACTCCGCTTCCGGAAAGACTACCGGATGGATATCAACGGGCTTCGCGTCCGTCCGGACATCGTGTTCACCCGGCGGAAGGTTGCGGTCTTCGTCGACGGCTGCTTCTGGCACGTGTGCCCGATTCACGGTCGGCAGCCCACTCGGAACGAGTGGTACTGGACGCCGAAGCTTCGCCGGAACATGGAGCGAGACAGGGCCGCGGACGAAGCCCTCACAGATGCAGGCTGGACAGTGGTGCGGATCTGGGAGCACGAGGACCAAGGTGCCGCGGTCGATGCCGTCATCAGGGCACTCGGCGCCGGCTGA
- a CDS encoding DNA cytosine methyltransferase, with protein MAGVIEICAGAGGQALGLERAGFEHVLAVEMNKDALATLKKNRPHWNLAEAGDAADPAIWKPADYSPDARGEQIDLFAGGVPCPPFSIAGKRLGSADERDLFAWAVEQTPIIAPRAVLLENVRGLSTPRFAGYRQFVLDRFHEFGYQAEWRLIHASGFGVPQVRPRFVLIAMLPEYFQHFHWPEPSGEKPPTVGRVLYDLMSKREWEGADAWANKAEDIAPTIVGGSTKHGGADLGPTGAKRAWAKLSVDAHGVADEAPGPGDKFEIGPRLTNEMVARIQGWDDKNYKWKFVGKKTSTYRQIGNAFPPPVAEALGRAIRAAILRETKPASRILETRHDPVYRILRDRGDFVLLSELAHKSGLELSPTGVSAHLDRLSKDFEIEEVETEHGVAYRLGNFRAFVGQGEHPRHAHFSTSRRR; from the coding sequence GTGGCGGGCGTAATCGAGATCTGTGCCGGCGCAGGCGGCCAGGCACTCGGTCTTGAGCGGGCTGGATTCGAGCATGTCCTTGCTGTGGAGATGAACAAGGATGCCCTCGCGACGTTGAAGAAGAACCGGCCTCACTGGAACCTCGCGGAGGCCGGAGACGCGGCGGACCCGGCTATCTGGAAGCCGGCAGACTATTCACCCGATGCTCGTGGCGAACAGATAGATCTCTTCGCCGGCGGCGTACCTTGTCCGCCCTTCAGTATTGCGGGTAAACGGCTCGGCTCGGCAGACGAACGAGACTTGTTCGCCTGGGCGGTCGAGCAGACTCCGATCATTGCTCCTCGCGCAGTTCTTCTCGAAAACGTACGTGGGCTGAGCACACCTAGATTCGCCGGGTATCGGCAGTTCGTGCTCGACCGCTTCCACGAGTTCGGTTACCAAGCCGAATGGAGACTGATCCATGCATCCGGCTTCGGTGTTCCTCAGGTACGACCTCGGTTCGTGCTGATCGCAATGCTGCCCGAGTACTTTCAACACTTTCATTGGCCCGAGCCGAGTGGTGAGAAGCCGCCTACGGTCGGAAGAGTACTTTACGACCTGATGAGCAAGAGGGAGTGGGAGGGCGCGGACGCATGGGCGAATAAGGCCGAGGACATTGCGCCGACGATTGTCGGCGGCTCCACCAAACACGGTGGTGCGGACCTGGGCCCCACAGGCGCCAAACGCGCATGGGCGAAACTGAGCGTCGATGCACACGGAGTTGCCGATGAGGCACCCGGTCCCGGCGACAAGTTCGAAATCGGTCCACGCCTCACGAACGAGATGGTTGCAAGAATCCAAGGGTGGGACGACAAGAACTACAAGTGGAAGTTCGTCGGAAAGAAGACATCGACCTATCGGCAGATCGGCAATGCCTTCCCGCCCCCGGTCGCCGAAGCACTCGGGCGCGCCATTCGGGCGGCTATCCTTCGTGAGACCAAGCCTGCATCCCGCATCCTCGAGACACGGCACGATCCTGTCTACCGGATCCTGCGGGATCGCGGCGATTTCGTCCTCTTGTCCGAATTGGCACATAAGTCGGGCCTAGAACTCTCACCAACCGGGGTATCAGCCCATCTCGATCGACTGTCGAAGGACTTCGAGATCGAGGAAGTTGAAACGGAGCACGGAGTCGCATACCGGCTCGGCAACTTCCGGGCTTTCGTCGGTCAAGGAGAACATCCGCGTCACGCCCACTTTTCGACTTCTAGGCGACGTTGA